A single Paenibacillus kribbensis DNA region contains:
- the phnD gene encoding phosphonate ABC transporter substrate-binding protein codes for MSIIRKALFPLLSILVIFGTAGCAGQGTQNTGAAKSSQQETSAYTPDKLKIGVIPSEDSENVESKMEPLKKYLSKKLGMEVDIFVANDYTAVVEAMRSKQIDVAHLGPFSYLLATEKANAEAIVSKVDADTGLPTYKSVILTRKDSGIKTISDLKGKTFAFIDPASTSGNLVPRNELLKNGVDPDKDFSTSLYAGGGDASALAVQNKKVDAGATSDTVYKAMVAKNLLPDVSILHESAPIPTSPVAVRKDLDSGLKEKIKQAYLDMDKESPESLKALGLDKYGEITDSAYDNLREIAKILNLDLTELK; via the coding sequence ATGTCCATCATTAGAAAAGCGCTTTTTCCCTTATTAAGTATTCTGGTCATCTTCGGAACGGCAGGATGCGCCGGACAAGGCACTCAAAACACTGGAGCTGCTAAAAGCAGCCAACAGGAAACCTCAGCCTATACGCCCGACAAGTTGAAAATCGGGGTTATTCCCAGCGAAGACAGTGAAAACGTTGAATCAAAAATGGAGCCTTTAAAAAAATATCTATCCAAGAAACTTGGCATGGAAGTTGATATTTTTGTAGCTAATGATTATACAGCTGTAGTGGAAGCAATGAGAAGCAAGCAAATCGACGTTGCCCATTTAGGCCCTTTTTCCTACCTGCTAGCTACCGAGAAGGCCAATGCCGAGGCTATAGTGTCGAAGGTTGACGCAGACACTGGATTACCAACGTATAAGAGCGTTATCCTTACACGCAAGGACTCGGGAATAAAGACGATTTCTGACCTTAAAGGCAAGACATTTGCATTTATCGATCCGGCATCCACTTCAGGAAATCTAGTGCCCAGAAATGAGCTGCTGAAAAACGGGGTCGATCCTGACAAAGATTTTTCCACTTCGCTCTATGCGGGTGGGGGGGATGCTTCAGCTCTGGCAGTACAGAATAAAAAGGTGGATGCTGGTGCGACTTCCGATACTGTATATAAAGCAATGGTAGCGAAAAACCTGCTCCCAGATGTAAGCATTCTTCATGAATCAGCCCCTATTCCAACCTCTCCGGTAGCAGTACGAAAAGACCTGGATAGCGGATTGAAAGAAAAAATTAAGCAGGCGTATCTTGACATGGATAAAGAATCCCCTGAATCTTTGAAAGCCTTGGGATTGGATAAATATGGTGAAATAACGGATTCGGCTTATGACAATTTACGGGAAATTGCCAAAATATTAAACCTTGACCTTACTGAGTTGAAATAG
- a CDS encoding LacI family DNA-binding transcriptional regulator gives MATIKDISQLTGFSITTVSRALNGYSDVSESTRKLIKEAAESLSYSPNGLARGLVMKETKTLGLLVSGMTYKNIDNNFVFEVLCGINDSAANSDYDLILFSTNTAKQKMKTYTQLCRERKVDGVILQGVKTDDPYLQEVLDSDIPCVLIDIPIQSENVGYVSTNHKESAQAAVEHLIRLGHQKIAMINGYPEAFVSKERFEGFVTAMDQAGLNWKREWVVNGDFTEEEAQHQAVKLLRAYPEITAFFCASDMMALGVIKAANEMGLSVPGQLSIVGFDDIPTAVYFQPPLTTIGQNMYQLGYEAANLLMRMLKSEDSPKSNVLRNELILRSSTDKPHHRNI, from the coding sequence TTGGCTACAATTAAGGATATATCACAATTAACGGGCTTTTCGATCACGACCGTTTCGAGAGCGTTGAATGGCTATTCTGACGTCAGCGAAAGTACCCGTAAGCTGATTAAAGAAGCTGCTGAGTCGTTAAGCTACAGTCCGAACGGCTTGGCTAGAGGATTGGTCATGAAAGAAACGAAGACACTGGGATTGCTTGTGTCGGGAATGACGTACAAGAACATCGACAACAACTTTGTGTTCGAAGTGTTATGTGGCATTAATGATAGCGCTGCCAATTCAGACTATGACCTCATTTTGTTCAGTACAAACACTGCTAAGCAGAAAATGAAAACGTATACACAGCTATGTCGGGAACGCAAAGTGGACGGGGTGATCCTGCAGGGCGTCAAGACCGACGATCCGTATTTGCAGGAAGTTCTGGACAGCGATATTCCTTGTGTGCTGATTGACATTCCGATCCAGAGCGAAAATGTGGGTTATGTATCGACGAATCACAAGGAAAGCGCTCAGGCTGCCGTAGAGCATTTGATCAGGCTAGGGCATCAGAAGATTGCCATGATTAACGGTTATCCGGAAGCTTTTGTATCCAAGGAACGTTTTGAAGGTTTCGTCACAGCAATGGACCAAGCCGGGCTGAACTGGAAGCGGGAATGGGTGGTAAACGGCGACTTTACGGAAGAAGAAGCTCAGCATCAGGCCGTGAAACTGCTAAGAGCATATCCGGAAATAACCGCGTTTTTCTGTGCCAGCGATATGATGGCCCTGGGAGTGATCAAGGCTGCTAATGAAATGGGATTATCCGTACCGGGGCAGCTGTCCATTGTGGGCTTTGATGACATTCCGACTGCTGTTTATTTTCAGCCGCCACTGACTACGATTGGGCAAAACATGTATCAGCTCGGGTATGAAGCAGCCAATTTGCTGATGCGCATGCTAAAGTCCGAAGACAGTCCCAAGTCTAATGTGCTTAGAAATGAACTTATTTTACGTTCATCCACGGACAAGCCACATCATCGCAATATTTAA
- a CDS encoding carbohydrate ABC transporter permease, whose amino-acid sequence MNYSSTRSRIVSRIFSMVLLIAGAVIVLVPLLWTLATSLKTPAEVFTDSFFPAAWMWSNYANAVTAIPFFTFLKNTLIILIPVMIGTVFSAALCAYGFARFNFRGKRMLFLVLLATMMLPSQVTMIPMFIMFKEIGWVDTFLPLIVPAFFGGGAFNIFLIRQFMRGIPRDLDESAFVDGANQFQIFTRIMLPLSMPPLIAVSIFTFMGVWNDFQGPLIYLNSSDKYTLALGLSMFKGLYNVEWNMLMAATMLIMIPPLLVFFVAQKYFIEGISISSAIKG is encoded by the coding sequence ATGAATTATAGTTCCACGCGGAGCCGGATCGTTTCGCGCATATTCTCGATGGTGCTGCTGATCGCGGGAGCGGTTATCGTTCTTGTACCGTTGTTATGGACGCTGGCTACATCATTGAAGACCCCCGCTGAGGTATTCACAGACAGCTTTTTCCCGGCAGCATGGATGTGGTCTAACTATGCCAATGCAGTGACGGCCATTCCCTTTTTTACCTTTCTGAAAAATACGCTGATTATACTCATTCCAGTCATGATTGGAACGGTATTCTCTGCTGCGTTATGTGCCTACGGCTTTGCCCGCTTCAACTTCCGAGGGAAACGGATGCTGTTTCTGGTGCTATTGGCCACCATGATGCTGCCATCCCAGGTTACGATGATCCCGATGTTCATCATGTTCAAGGAAATCGGCTGGGTCGATACGTTCCTTCCACTGATTGTTCCTGCATTTTTCGGTGGCGGCGCCTTTAATATTTTCCTGATTCGTCAGTTCATGCGTGGCATTCCGCGCGATCTCGATGAATCCGCATTTGTGGATGGGGCAAACCAGTTCCAGATCTTTACCCGCATCATGTTGCCTCTCTCTATGCCGCCGCTAATTGCAGTGTCGATCTTTACATTCATGGGAGTATGGAATGACTTTCAGGGTCCGCTGATCTATCTGAACTCCAGCGACAAGTATACGTTGGCACTTGGTTTGTCCATGTTCAAGGGCTTGTACAACGTGGAGTGGAACATGCTGATGGCGGCTACTATGCTGATCATGATTCCGCCGCTTCTGGTCTTTTTCGTAGCTCAAAAATACTTTATTGAAGGCATTTCCATCTCATCGGCCATCAAGGGATAG
- the phnE gene encoding phosphonate ABC transporter, permease protein PhnE — protein MIDDQKNRVTDAKKVSRQSFNSKRNFPIWLSTIAFLVILGWSAQQVNFSISDLIQGLPNIWDFISRSFPPDFTHLGKYSLSVLQTVQMALVGTVLAVIIAIPLGIGAAKNISPHPVIYSICRTVLNTLRSISEMIVALIFVTAVGLGPFPGVLALAIHSAGMLGKFYAEAIENTDKGQIEALEASGANRWQVIRYAIWPQILPEFISVNLFRWEINVRSATVLGLVGAGGIGFELTSTLRLFRYQESLTIVILILVTVMILDKLCTKIRQHIL, from the coding sequence ATGATAGATGATCAGAAAAATAGGGTTACTGACGCAAAGAAGGTCAGCCGCCAGTCTTTCAACTCAAAAAGGAATTTCCCAATATGGTTATCAACAATAGCTTTTCTTGTGATATTAGGCTGGAGTGCTCAGCAAGTTAATTTTAGTATTTCCGATCTGATTCAAGGTCTTCCTAATATATGGGATTTTATCTCCAGATCGTTTCCTCCTGATTTTACACATTTGGGTAAATATTCATTATCCGTTCTCCAGACCGTTCAAATGGCACTTGTTGGTACTGTGCTTGCCGTCATCATTGCCATTCCGCTCGGAATCGGTGCGGCCAAAAATATCAGTCCACATCCTGTGATTTACAGTATTTGCCGGACTGTCCTCAACACGCTCAGATCGATCTCGGAAATGATCGTGGCACTAATTTTTGTAACCGCAGTTGGTCTGGGGCCGTTTCCCGGTGTACTGGCGCTTGCCATCCATTCGGCAGGAATGCTTGGTAAATTTTATGCTGAAGCTATCGAAAATACGGATAAAGGCCAGATCGAAGCTCTGGAAGCATCAGGTGCCAATCGTTGGCAGGTTATCCGCTATGCCATCTGGCCGCAAATTTTACCGGAGTTTATATCCGTAAACCTTTTTCGCTGGGAAATCAATGTAAGATCAGCAACCGTACTGGGACTGGTCGGAGCCGGGGGAATCGGATTTGAACTGACTTCTACGCTCCGTCTTTTCCGCTACCAGGAATCACTTACCATTGTTATCTTAATCCTGGTCACAGTCATGATTCTGGATAAGTTATGCACAAAAATTCGACAGCACATTTTATAA
- a CDS encoding glycoside hydrolase family 65 protein → MLKYDAGQREWTNWLVRETCFDPNHQGKAEAIFSLGNGYMGLRSATDERYVGQIRNWFVAGTFNKFHENEVTELPNVADVTELQILINGETFSLEKGETRHYSRELNLKTGELTRDIVWESPKGGTFQLQFKRFVSLSNLHVVASKVSIKPLDCEADVQIVSGINGQWTNSGAQHFTEGEKRIFDKTYIQMTSTTTESGIDFVTHTVHQWSLDGSRLEPELRQTMGRRKVGIEAKVNVPMGSCLEMEKISSVHTSRDLIYGKRDYSLDFMRNAALSEFKQEASKGYDQLFYESANVWENTWSAYNIEIDSASGYDQLAIRFAIYHLVIMTPAHDNRMGIGAKGLSGEGYKGHSFWDTEIFILPFFIYSNPVVARSLLEYRYQGLEGARRKARENGFEGAMYPWEAGWIEDGEVTPVWGDVDIVTGEQTKIWSGFIEQHITADIAYAVWHYVQSTGDLEFMEQYGYEIIFDTATFWASRLEWDEEADRYHINQVVGPDEYKEHVDNNAFTNHMAHFNMQLAIQYYEKLQQERPDLLQHLENKLNLAAAREQWNKLHQLYLPEPNNLGIIPQDDTYLGKKIIDLTPYKNQTKVASIFSDYNLDQVGEMQISKQADIMMLFFLLENKFEPAVKRANYDYYEPKTLHDSSLSLSTHSILASDFGDRKLAYDLFLRATEIDLGPNMHSSDAGIHSASLAGVWKCVVMGFAGVRMLDGQLHLNPKLPESWNKLKFPLYWHNHRLLITLTPEDVLIEADTEESISLHVLGQKVNVHQRIQIKM, encoded by the coding sequence TTGTTGAAATACGATGCTGGGCAAAGAGAATGGACTAACTGGCTGGTAAGGGAAACCTGTTTTGATCCCAACCACCAGGGCAAGGCCGAAGCCATCTTTTCCCTGGGCAACGGGTATATGGGATTGCGTTCGGCTACAGATGAGCGCTATGTCGGTCAGATTCGCAACTGGTTCGTGGCTGGAACCTTCAACAAGTTTCATGAAAACGAGGTTACCGAACTTCCCAATGTCGCAGATGTGACCGAACTGCAAATTCTAATCAATGGTGAAACGTTCAGCCTTGAAAAGGGGGAAACGCGGCACTACAGCCGTGAGCTTAACCTGAAAACTGGAGAGTTGACCCGTGATATTGTATGGGAAAGTCCGAAGGGAGGAACGTTCCAACTTCAGTTTAAGCGGTTCGTGTCCCTGAGCAATCTGCATGTTGTCGCCTCCAAGGTCAGCATCAAACCGCTCGACTGTGAAGCTGATGTCCAGATTGTATCAGGCATCAACGGTCAATGGACGAATTCCGGAGCACAACACTTTACCGAGGGAGAAAAACGGATTTTTGATAAAACCTACATTCAAATGACCTCCACCACAACGGAGTCCGGCATTGATTTTGTGACGCATACCGTTCACCAATGGAGTCTGGATGGAAGTAGGCTTGAGCCGGAGCTGCGCCAGACGATGGGACGACGCAAGGTAGGCATTGAAGCCAAGGTTAATGTTCCGATGGGATCATGTCTAGAGATGGAAAAAATATCAAGTGTACACACCAGTCGTGATCTGATATATGGGAAGAGGGATTATTCCCTTGATTTTATGCGAAATGCGGCCTTGTCGGAGTTTAAGCAGGAGGCAAGCAAGGGATACGACCAGTTGTTTTATGAAAGCGCTAACGTGTGGGAGAATACGTGGTCCGCTTATAACATCGAGATCGATAGCGCCAGCGGCTATGACCAGCTTGCGATCCGTTTCGCCATATACCATCTCGTTATCATGACGCCTGCGCATGACAACCGCATGGGTATCGGGGCCAAAGGGTTGAGCGGAGAAGGGTACAAGGGCCATTCCTTCTGGGATACGGAGATTTTTATCCTCCCGTTCTTCATCTATAGCAATCCAGTGGTGGCCCGTTCCTTGCTGGAGTATCGCTATCAGGGGCTGGAGGGAGCTAGAAGAAAGGCCAGGGAGAACGGTTTTGAAGGCGCCATGTATCCTTGGGAAGCGGGCTGGATTGAGGACGGGGAAGTCACGCCAGTCTGGGGAGACGTTGATATCGTAACTGGCGAACAGACCAAGATCTGGTCTGGATTCATTGAGCAGCATATTACTGCGGACATTGCGTACGCGGTGTGGCACTACGTACAGTCTACAGGCGATCTGGAATTCATGGAGCAGTATGGATATGAAATAATTTTTGATACAGCCACATTCTGGGCAAGTCGTCTCGAATGGGACGAAGAAGCTGACCGCTATCACATTAATCAGGTAGTGGGTCCGGATGAATACAAGGAGCATGTGGACAACAATGCTTTCACCAATCATATGGCGCACTTCAATATGCAGCTCGCCATTCAGTACTATGAGAAGCTTCAGCAGGAACGTCCCGATTTGCTTCAGCACCTGGAGAATAAGCTAAATCTTGCAGCCGCAAGGGAACAATGGAACAAGCTTCATCAGTTGTACCTCCCGGAACCCAACAATCTGGGAATTATTCCGCAAGACGATACGTATCTCGGTAAAAAAATCATTGATCTTACACCTTACAAAAACCAGACAAAAGTCGCAAGCATCTTCAGTGACTACAATCTGGATCAGGTTGGTGAAATGCAGATTTCGAAGCAGGCGGACATCATGATGCTGTTTTTCCTGCTGGAAAATAAATTCGAACCTGCAGTCAAGCGGGCGAATTATGACTACTATGAGCCAAAGACACTACACGATTCCTCACTGTCCTTGTCTACACACAGCATCCTGGCCAGCGATTTCGGCGATCGCAAGCTTGCCTACGATCTGTTCCTGCGGGCGACCGAGATTGATTTGGGACCAAACATGCATTCCTCGGATGCGGGTATTCACTCGGCCTCCTTGGCAGGCGTCTGGAAGTGTGTGGTCATGGGATTCGCCGGCGTGCGCATGCTGGATGGTCAGTTGCATCTGAATCCGAAATTGCCCGAATCCTGGAACAAGCTAAAGTTCCCTCTCTATTGGCATAACCACCGGTTGCTTATCACCCTTACACCTGAAGATGTGCTGATCGAGGCCGATACGGAGGAAAGCATCAGCTTGCATGTTTTAGGGCAAAAGGTGAATGTCCATCAACGAATTCAAATCAAAATGTAG
- the phnC gene encoding phosphonate ABC transporter ATP-binding protein, translating into MIKVEDLVKSYGQETILNNINCSFESNDAVVLLGPSGAGKSTLLRCLNGLIEATSGSIYIDGKKLPTDKKGIRLLRKNIGMIFQNFNLVKRLTVLDNVLCGRLSYNPTLPSFFKVYKKEDYELALYYLEKVGLVDKRNQRADNLSGGQMQRVAIARALVQRPTLLLADEPVASLDPKTSHAIMDLLMEVYEEEKLTMIITLHQIDLAPKYSKRILGLNSGNIVADYRSDQVKASDLYQLYENGQETGEDRVYKYEEQRHDR; encoded by the coding sequence ATGATTAAAGTGGAAGACTTGGTCAAATCTTATGGTCAAGAAACTATTTTAAATAATATTAATTGCTCCTTTGAAAGCAATGACGCAGTTGTTTTGCTCGGCCCCAGCGGGGCCGGCAAATCAACTTTGCTGAGGTGCCTAAACGGGTTGATTGAGGCAACTTCAGGCAGTATTTATATCGATGGGAAGAAACTGCCGACCGACAAAAAGGGAATACGGCTGTTAAGAAAAAATATCGGAATGATCTTTCAGAATTTTAACCTTGTCAAGCGGCTCACAGTACTGGATAACGTGCTTTGTGGGCGCTTGTCCTATAATCCGACCCTGCCATCTTTTTTCAAGGTATATAAAAAGGAAGACTATGAACTGGCACTTTATTACCTGGAGAAGGTAGGGTTGGTTGATAAACGGAATCAAAGAGCCGACAACTTGAGCGGCGGGCAAATGCAAAGGGTGGCCATTGCCAGAGCCTTGGTGCAGCGGCCGACATTGCTGCTTGCCGATGAGCCGGTTGCCAGTCTGGACCCCAAAACTTCCCATGCCATCATGGATCTTTTGATGGAAGTCTATGAGGAAGAGAAATTAACCATGATTATTACTCTGCATCAGATTGACCTGGCTCCAAAATACAGCAAAAGAATTCTTGGTCTGAACTCCGGGAATATCGTGGCAGATTATCGTTCCGATCAGGTCAAAGCTTCTGATTTGTACCAGCTTTACGAGAACGGTCAGGAAACAGGTGAAGATAGAGTTTATAAATATGAGGAGCAAAGACATGATAGATGA
- a CDS encoding ABC transporter substrate-binding protein — translation MKKGSIGLIMILVLSMLLSACSSGSSTDTGSSGGKVKLTFTVWGDVNSGADEVKLAEQFNAAHPNIEVKFEPIPSEGYGTKLTTSLAAGQAPDVFLVGEGDYYKYVDKGVVEPLDSYLAADPSFKLNIFQPDLINNMKIEGKQYYLPKDFNPLALWYNKRMFDEAQIPYPTDEWTWDDMIAVAQKLTKKEGNKYTQFGFNAGKWEYPIYTYLWDYGTDIANEDGTTAEGYMNSDKTVAAMEKYVALSQGENRVSPTPLDSQTLGGDSSMFMTDKLAMMVTGRWVKTDLDKSNVKYGSAMIPKNADGTRSSIIASAGWAINVSSTHKQEAYELVKWLSGADAQKLRSNNGKVLPATVKELEKVKAKEVADKPVIEMMNFAKKPITLRSANGPIFVEEFTKALEKMLLGEQDTRTALDEAAKNVDSKIKK, via the coding sequence ATGAAAAAAGGATCCATAGGTCTGATCATGATACTGGTGCTTTCCATGCTGCTGTCAGCTTGCTCTTCGGGAAGCAGTACGGACACAGGTAGCTCCGGTGGTAAGGTGAAGCTGACCTTTACCGTATGGGGCGATGTTAACAGCGGCGCGGATGAGGTGAAGCTGGCCGAGCAGTTTAATGCGGCTCACCCCAATATTGAGGTTAAATTCGAACCCATCCCGAGCGAGGGGTACGGAACGAAGCTGACGACCTCGCTTGCGGCCGGACAGGCACCGGACGTATTCCTTGTTGGCGAAGGCGATTATTACAAATACGTAGATAAAGGCGTAGTTGAACCGCTCGATAGCTATCTCGCTGCAGACCCGTCATTCAAGCTGAATATTTTTCAGCCAGACCTGATCAACAACATGAAGATTGAAGGCAAGCAATATTATCTGCCCAAGGACTTCAATCCGCTGGCCCTGTGGTACAACAAACGCATGTTTGACGAGGCACAAATTCCTTACCCGACAGATGAATGGACGTGGGATGACATGATCGCCGTTGCCCAAAAGCTGACTAAAAAGGAAGGCAACAAATATACCCAATTCGGCTTTAACGCCGGGAAATGGGAATATCCGATCTACACCTATCTGTGGGATTACGGAACGGACATCGCCAATGAGGATGGTACCACAGCCGAAGGATACATGAATAGCGACAAAACTGTGGCGGCCATGGAGAAGTATGTCGCCCTCTCTCAAGGAGAGAATAGGGTATCTCCGACTCCTCTGGATTCCCAGACACTTGGAGGAGACTCTTCCATGTTTATGACAGACAAGCTTGCCATGATGGTCACGGGGCGCTGGGTCAAGACTGATTTGGACAAATCCAATGTAAAATATGGTTCCGCCATGATCCCGAAAAATGCGGACGGTACACGTTCAAGTATCATTGCAAGCGCAGGATGGGCCATCAATGTATCAAGCACGCACAAACAGGAAGCGTACGAACTGGTGAAGTGGCTTTCGGGGGCAGATGCCCAGAAGCTGCGTTCCAATAACGGCAAGGTACTTCCAGCTACAGTCAAGGAACTGGAAAAGGTCAAGGCCAAGGAAGTGGCAGACAAACCAGTCATTGAGATGATGAATTTCGCTAAAAAGCCGATTACACTACGTTCCGCAAACGGTCCGATTTTCGTAGAGGAATTCACGAAAGCGCTTGAGAAGATGTTGCTTGGTGAACAAGACACCAGAACGGCTCTGGACGAAGCGGCGAAGAACGTTGACAGCAAGATCAAGAAATAA
- a CDS encoding HpcH/HpaI aldolase family protein translates to MIPSVQLVEMAGKLGYDWVLIDCEHGSISLETVEYMVMAAEASNITPIIRPQKNDPELIGQYMDRGVMGIQAPHVSSAAEAQDVVNAVKYYPVGNRSLAVGTRSANYGFGISLTDYAQQANQDLLVCVQIEDKAAVDNLDSIAKVEGIDVLFIGPSDLSQSLGHPGNAGHPVVKKVMDDAFCKIIESGKLAGTAGNLEITPRRLEQGVKYYYTHLTTLLAYSSSVFLGNAKE, encoded by the coding sequence ATGATCCCTTCGGTTCAGCTTGTAGAAATGGCCGGAAAATTAGGATACGATTGGGTGCTGATTGATTGCGAGCATGGTTCCATCTCCTTGGAAACCGTTGAATACATGGTAATGGCAGCGGAAGCGAGCAACATTACACCCATCATTAGACCGCAAAAAAACGATCCGGAGTTAATCGGGCAATACATGGATCGTGGTGTGATGGGGATCCAAGCGCCACATGTCAGCTCTGCGGCAGAGGCTCAGGACGTTGTCAATGCAGTAAAATACTATCCGGTCGGCAATAGAAGCTTGGCCGTGGGAACACGCTCTGCCAATTACGGATTCGGGATCAGTTTAACTGATTATGCCCAACAGGCTAATCAAGATCTGTTGGTCTGTGTCCAAATTGAGGACAAGGCTGCTGTGGATAACCTTGATTCTATCGCGAAAGTTGAAGGAATTGACGTGTTATTTATTGGCCCGTCCGACCTTTCTCAATCGCTTGGACATCCCGGAAATGCCGGGCATCCTGTGGTAAAAAAGGTTATGGACGATGCTTTTTGCAAAATTATAGAGTCCGGAAAGCTGGCTGGTACGGCGGGCAATCTTGAAATAACGCCAAGACGTTTGGAGCAAGGCGTGAAATATTACTATACGCATTTAACAACGCTGCTGGCATATTCATCTTCCGTATTCTTGGGAAATGCCAAGGAATGA
- a CDS encoding carbohydrate ABC transporter permease encodes MRNSKSERAGYLFILPWILGLLLFTIGPMLFSMLLAFSKWDIITGVKSIEWVGLDNFRTMFHDDLFYQSLKVTFIFALVSVPLYQIASLLIALLLNMRNRGMKFFRLIYFMPSVIPAVAASMMWIMIFNPEYGVLNRALSLFGIQGPAWLQDPSYALGALIVMGLWGIGNTIIIYLSGLQGVPEELYEAANLDGAGPLQRFRNITLPMISPTVFFNLVMGIIGGFQYFTQAFVMTNGGPLNSTLFYNLYLYNKAFKDFDMGYASALSWVLFIIILVFTLLVIRSSSMWVYYQGDNEKD; translated from the coding sequence ATGCGTAATTCAAAATCCGAACGTGCCGGGTATTTGTTCATTCTGCCGTGGATACTGGGGCTGCTGCTCTTTACGATCGGGCCCATGCTGTTCTCTATGCTTCTGGCCTTCAGCAAATGGGACATCATCACCGGAGTCAAGTCGATTGAATGGGTGGGACTGGATAACTTCCGGACCATGTTTCACGATGATTTGTTCTATCAGTCTTTGAAGGTAACTTTTATTTTTGCTTTAGTTTCGGTTCCCTTGTACCAGATTGCTTCTTTACTCATTGCTTTGTTGCTAAATATGCGAAATCGAGGAATGAAATTTTTTCGTCTGATCTATTTCATGCCTTCGGTCATACCGGCAGTGGCGGCATCGATGATGTGGATCATGATATTCAATCCCGAGTATGGGGTTCTTAACCGTGCGCTTTCTTTGTTCGGTATTCAGGGGCCGGCCTGGCTACAGGATCCCAGCTATGCTCTTGGGGCGCTAATCGTCATGGGGCTCTGGGGAATCGGCAATACCATCATCATTTATTTGTCCGGTTTGCAGGGGGTTCCTGAGGAGCTGTATGAGGCGGCCAACCTGGACGGAGCCGGGCCGCTTCAGCGCTTCCGGAACATTACCCTGCCGATGATTTCACCGACCGTATTTTTTAATCTGGTCATGGGTATCATCGGCGGATTTCAATATTTCACCCAGGCGTTCGTCATGACCAATGGGGGACCGCTCAATTCCACGTTATTTTATAACCTGTACCTTTATAACAAGGCTTTCAAAGATTTTGATATGGGATACGCCTCTGCATTGTCTTGGGTACTGTTCATCATCATTCTGGTGTTCACACTCCTGGTCATCCGCAGTTCATCTATGTGGGTCTATTATCAGGGTGATAACGAGAAGGATTGA